The proteins below are encoded in one region of Bosea sp. BIWAKO-01:
- the serB gene encoding phosphoserine phosphatase SerB — translation MLVATLVSAHGQALLSDALLTRLANAVSGVTRQARLDGEVAADLFVDGADARKLEADIRAALDGTAVDIIVQPAATRRKALFLADMDSTMIGQECIDELAAYVGLKDKVASITERAMRGEIAFEPALRERVALLKGVPASVVDEIIRERITLTPGGRQLVRTMRANGAYTALVSGGFTVFTGPLGATIGFDEDRSNTLLVANGVLTGAVEAPILGKQAKLDSLVELREQRSLSRAATLAVGDGANDLAMLGEAGLGVAFRAKPAVAAAADARLDHADLTALLYAQGYRGDEIIQA, via the coding sequence ATGCTCGTCGCGACACTTGTTTCTGCTCACGGCCAGGCGCTGCTGAGCGACGCCCTGCTGACGCGTCTCGCCAATGCCGTATCCGGCGTAACCCGGCAAGCCCGCCTGGATGGCGAGGTCGCAGCAGACCTCTTCGTGGATGGGGCGGACGCACGCAAGCTCGAAGCCGACATTCGTGCAGCGCTCGACGGAACCGCGGTCGATATCATTGTCCAGCCGGCCGCGACACGCCGGAAAGCGCTGTTCCTCGCCGACATGGATTCGACCATGATCGGTCAGGAATGCATCGACGAACTCGCGGCCTATGTCGGGCTCAAGGACAAGGTCGCAAGCATCACCGAACGCGCCATGCGCGGCGAGATTGCTTTCGAACCGGCGCTGCGCGAGCGCGTGGCGCTGCTGAAGGGGGTCCCGGCGTCGGTCGTGGACGAGATCATCCGCGAGCGCATCACGCTGACGCCCGGAGGCCGGCAACTGGTGCGCACCATGCGCGCCAACGGAGCCTATACGGCGCTGGTCTCGGGTGGCTTCACCGTGTTCACGGGCCCGCTCGGCGCGACCATCGGATTCGACGAAGATCGTTCCAACACGCTCCTTGTCGCAAACGGCGTCCTGACCGGCGCAGTCGAAGCCCCCATCCTCGGCAAACAGGCCAAGCTGGACTCGCTTGTCGAACTGCGCGAGCAGCGCAGCCTCTCAAGGGCCGCGACATTGGCGGTCGGCGACGGCGCCAACGATCTCGCGATGCTCGGCGAGGCCGGGCTTGGCGTCGCCTTCAGAGCCAAGCCCGCGGTTGCGGCTGCGGCAGATGCCCGGCTCGACCACGCGGACCTGACGGCTCTGCTCTACGCTCAGGGCTATCGCGGCGACGAGATCATCCAAGCCTGA
- the miaA gene encoding tRNA (adenosine(37)-N6)-dimethylallyltransferase MiaA, whose translation MAYRAVLIAGPTASGKSALAIEIARRFGGTVVNADSMQVYADLRIITARPTIDEEAMVPHRLYGHVDGAVNHSAMRYVADVSAILDELARNGSLPVLVGGTGLYFKALTEGLSEIPPVPEAVRSAFRAHAEGRETAALHVELQRCDPVMAERLRPSDRMRIMRALEVFAATGRSLASFQGARKPGPLDGGALLQLFVSPERDLVRARIDRRFEQMMGEGALEEVAALRARGLDPLLPVMRAHGVPGLIAHLDGALSLDEAIARGQADTRAYAKRQVTWFRHQMAGWHAVAPEAALGFALQELETRA comes from the coding sequence GTGGCGTACAGGGCGGTGCTCATCGCAGGTCCTACGGCGAGCGGCAAGTCCGCGCTGGCGATCGAGATCGCGCGCCGCTTTGGCGGAACCGTCGTCAATGCGGATTCGATGCAGGTCTATGCCGATCTGCGGATCATCACCGCGCGGCCGACGATCGACGAGGAGGCGATGGTTCCTCACCGTCTCTATGGCCATGTCGACGGGGCCGTGAACCATTCGGCGATGCGCTATGTCGCCGATGTCAGCGCGATCCTCGACGAGCTGGCGCGCAATGGGTCTCTTCCGGTGCTGGTCGGTGGGACGGGGCTTTACTTCAAGGCGCTGACCGAGGGCCTTTCGGAAATCCCGCCGGTGCCCGAGGCAGTTCGCTCGGCCTTTCGTGCCCATGCCGAGGGGCGCGAGACGGCTGCGCTCCATGTCGAACTTCAACGCTGCGATCCCGTCATGGCCGAGCGGCTGCGTCCGAGCGACCGCATGCGGATCATGAGAGCACTGGAAGTCTTTGCCGCGACCGGGCGGTCGCTGGCGAGCTTTCAGGGCGCACGCAAGCCGGGCCCGCTGGACGGGGGAGCGCTGCTCCAGCTCTTCGTCTCTCCCGAACGCGACCTGGTGCGTGCCCGTATCGATCGACGCTTCGAGCAGATGATGGGGGAGGGCGCCCTAGAAGAGGTTGCAGCGCTACGGGCGCGCGGGCTCGATCCCCTGCTTCCGGTCATGCGCGCACATGGCGTGCCCGGCCTGATCGCCCATCTCGACGGGGCGCTCAGCCTCGACGAAGCCATTGCGAGGGGGCAGGCCGATACGCGTGCCTATGCGAAGCGCCAGGTCACATGGTTCCGTCACCAGATGGCGGGCTGGCATGCTGTCGCACCCGAAGCCGCTCTCGGCTTTGCGCTCCAAGAGCTGGAGACACGGGCCTGA
- a CDS encoding diguanylate cyclase, translating to MYQEVHTENIVERAHAPEVAELLQRFALHAPGAGGVSYEALLKDLMPRFGDDLMVCVPTEDGDYRYEHYGREITRYVGGSRQGERISQMTPQVARFTIQCYDQALTHGKPMYTVHRSLKTVRVCLWERLVLPTTSANGDRFLVVFSRPLQFREELLTTVLETSPSGIVALRAVRDDDGNIERTIIITANRRAALMAGHPDENLLDTDARTSLPFLSDAMIWRRCLYAIELRRNDIFESSFTVNGREIWLQLALAPLGDGLVITLTDISELMIANLTLQSRAATLALEIGRERATRRALSHEIGQREEREQELRRLAETDPLTALLNRRSFIEKANREILACETDGDDASLIIVDIDHFKSVNDTHGHVAGDAVIRAFADLLLGLVRPERDLVGRFGGEEFAVFLPRTGSAAAMRIAHRIQDALTMRELPTSETMSLRVTASLGVATRESAESFAEFFARADSALYRAKHEGRDCIRFAGADVAEAA from the coding sequence CGTCGAACGCGCCCATGCGCCGGAAGTAGCCGAACTTCTGCAGCGCTTTGCCCTGCATGCCCCTGGCGCAGGCGGCGTCTCCTACGAGGCGCTGCTCAAGGACCTCATGCCCCGCTTCGGCGACGACCTCATGGTGTGTGTCCCGACCGAAGACGGCGACTATCGCTATGAGCATTACGGCCGCGAAATCACACGCTATGTCGGCGGCAGCAGGCAGGGCGAACGCATCTCGCAGATGACCCCTCAGGTCGCCCGGTTCACGATCCAATGCTATGACCAGGCCCTGACGCACGGCAAGCCGATGTATACGGTGCATCGCTCGCTCAAGACCGTCCGGGTCTGCCTGTGGGAGCGACTGGTCCTGCCGACCACGTCAGCAAATGGCGATCGCTTCCTTGTCGTCTTCAGCCGGCCGCTGCAATTCCGCGAGGAACTGCTGACCACGGTTCTGGAGACCTCGCCCAGCGGTATTGTCGCATTGCGGGCCGTGCGCGACGATGACGGCAATATCGAGCGCACGATCATCATCACCGCCAATCGCCGCGCAGCACTGATGGCGGGCCATCCCGACGAGAACCTGCTCGACACGGACGCCCGTACAAGCCTGCCCTTCCTTTCTGACGCCATGATCTGGCGTCGATGCCTCTATGCCATCGAGCTGCGCCGCAACGATATTTTCGAATCCAGCTTTACGGTGAATGGCCGTGAGATCTGGCTCCAGCTCGCATTGGCGCCGCTCGGCGACGGGCTGGTGATCACGCTCACCGACATCTCCGAGCTGATGATCGCGAACCTGACGCTGCAGAGCCGGGCCGCAACGCTCGCGCTCGAGATCGGCCGGGAGCGCGCGACCCGACGGGCGCTGTCACATGAGATCGGCCAGCGCGAGGAACGCGAGCAGGAACTGCGCCGCCTTGCCGAGACAGATCCGCTGACCGCGCTCCTAAACCGGCGCTCCTTCATCGAGAAGGCCAATCGCGAGATCCTCGCGTGCGAAACCGACGGTGACGATGCGTCCCTGATCATCGTCGACATCGACCACTTCAAGAGCGTCAATGATACGCATGGCCATGTCGCCGGCGATGCCGTGATCAGGGCCTTCGCCGATCTCCTGCTTGGCCTGGTCAGGCCCGAGCGCGATCTGGTGGGGCGTTTCGGCGGTGAGGAGTTCGCCGTCTTCCTGCCGCGCACCGGCTCCGCGGCGGCGATGCGCATCGCCCATCGTATCCAGGATGCGCTGACGATGCGCGAACTGCCGACTTCTGAGACGATGTCCCTGCGTGTCACCGCGAGCCTCGGGGTCGCGACCCGCGAGAGTGCGGAGAGCTTCGCGGAGTTCTTTGCGCGCGCCGACAGCGCCTTGTACCGCGCCAAACATGAAGGCCGCGACTGTATCCGCTTTGCGGGGGCGGACGTCGCCGAGGCCGCCTGA